The Hyphomicrobium sp. MC1 genome window below encodes:
- the ribB gene encoding 3,4-dihydroxy-2-butanone-4-phosphate synthase — protein MSGPSNLRTVRSDSVLSSIAEIIEDMQNGRMVILVDAEDRENEGDLIIPAQMATPDAINFMAKYGRGLVCLSLTQTRATELNLDYMVRHNGSRNRTAFTASIEAREGISTGISAFDRARTIATAIDPTKGANDIVSPGHVFPLIAREGGVLVRAGHTEASIDLAKLAGLNPAAVICEIMNENGTMARLPDLTAFAQFHGLKIGSIEDLIAYRLKNDRIVKRVAQTPVTTAAGDFNLVVYDTTVEPGEHLALVKGDLSKGGPVLVRVHAVNVLSDVVGIDQHCEDGTAIEQAMRAVEADGRGVIVLIRDLRPKSVSEWISRRSTPGAVADASKERRQVEIGIGSQILADLGVKDMVLLTTSPQHVYVGLEAFGLRVTGTRKIE, from the coding sequence ATGTCGGGTCCTTCAAACCTACGGACTGTGCGCAGCGACAGCGTCCTGTCGTCGATCGCGGAGATCATCGAAGACATGCAGAATGGCCGCATGGTCATTCTCGTCGATGCCGAAGATCGCGAGAACGAAGGCGATCTCATCATCCCGGCGCAGATGGCGACGCCCGATGCCATCAACTTCATGGCCAAGTACGGCCGTGGACTGGTCTGCCTGTCGCTGACGCAGACGCGCGCGACCGAACTCAATCTCGATTACATGGTCCGCCACAACGGCTCGCGCAATCGCACGGCTTTCACAGCGTCGATCGAAGCCCGCGAAGGCATCTCGACGGGCATCTCAGCGTTCGATCGCGCCCGCACCATCGCGACCGCCATTGATCCGACGAAAGGGGCAAACGACATCGTCTCGCCCGGTCACGTCTTCCCGCTGATCGCGCGCGAAGGTGGCGTTCTCGTCCGAGCCGGCCACACTGAAGCCTCGATCGATCTCGCCAAGCTTGCCGGGCTCAATCCGGCGGCCGTGATCTGCGAGATCATGAACGAGAACGGCACGATGGCGCGCCTTCCCGATCTGACAGCCTTCGCACAGTTCCATGGGCTGAAGATCGGTTCGATCGAAGATCTCATCGCTTATCGCCTGAAGAATGATCGCATCGTCAAGCGCGTCGCCCAGACGCCGGTGACGACGGCGGCCGGCGATTTCAATCTTGTCGTCTACGATACGACGGTCGAGCCCGGCGAACACTTGGCGCTGGTCAAGGGCGACCTTTCGAAGGGCGGCCCGGTTCTCGTGCGCGTGCATGCCGTCAATGTTCTCTCCGACGTCGTCGGCATCGACCAGCATTGCGAAGATGGCACCGCCATCGAGCAGGCGATGCGCGCTGTCGAAGCGGATGGCCGCGGCGTCATCGTTTTGATCCGCGATCTTCGTCCGAAGTCCGTTTCCGAATGGATTTCGCGTCGGTCGACGCCGGGCGCGGTGGCGGATGCGAGCAAGGAGCGCCGTCAGGTTGAAATCGGTATCGGTTCGCAAATTCTTGCCGATCTCGGCGTCAAGGACATGGTGCTTTTGACGACGTCCCCGCAACATGTGTACGTGGGCCTCGAGGCGTTCGGGCTGCGTGTCACCGGAACACGGAAAATCGAGTAG
- a CDS encoding riboflavin synthase: MFTGLITDVGEVIARSGGCFTLRTAYPLKPEETGLSICCNGVCLTATDIRPISAGAEFTVDVSNETLAKTTLDSWQPGRRVNLERSLRAGDELGGHIVSGHVDGVAKIISITPDGDSKRFLLEAPEHLSRYIAPKGSVALDGTSLTVNEVAETRFGVNLIPHTLTVTTWGAKTPGDLVNLEVDVFARYVARLMEFRP; encoded by the coding sequence ATGTTTACTGGATTGATCACCGATGTCGGCGAGGTCATAGCGCGCTCTGGCGGCTGCTTTACGCTGCGGACGGCCTATCCCCTGAAGCCGGAAGAAACAGGCCTTTCAATCTGCTGCAACGGCGTCTGCCTGACGGCGACGGACATCAGACCAATTTCGGCCGGTGCCGAATTTACCGTCGACGTCTCGAATGAAACTCTGGCCAAAACCACCCTCGACAGCTGGCAGCCTGGCCGCCGCGTCAATTTGGAACGGTCGCTCCGGGCGGGCGACGAGCTTGGCGGGCATATCGTCTCGGGGCACGTCGACGGCGTCGCCAAAATTATTTCAATTACCCCGGACGGTGACAGCAAACGCTTTCTTTTGGAAGCGCCCGAGCATCTTTCCCGCTATATAGCGCCCAAGGGTTCGGTCGCGTTGGACGGAACCTCGCTGACCGTCAATGAGGTTGCGGAAACCCGGTTCGGCGTCAATCTCATACCGCATACCTTGACGGTGACGACCTGGGGCGCGAAAACCCCCGGCGATCTGGTCAATCTGGAAGTGGATGTTTTCGCGCGCTACGTCGCGCGGCTGATGGAGTTTCGCCCCTAA